One Bacillus sp. FJAT-52991 genomic region harbors:
- a CDS encoding EndoU domain-containing protein: MRKKISLIIIFSLVISVFAPSVYLKENNDYSLPSSTFGSYTGKENSHVEVGYKEADAWVVLVGRLVIQGTTRLAKVGSKTFKKVPSSTVTNALKNYKGTTYSIGSKKYKLTKTDMKHMLERHHPKYWTDNKKNVKKQTFFDYRLSIKDIENIAISVAKQNREKLSKVSSNGSAQVKGKVDGVEYVLGVEKGHIRQLYPVAK, translated from the coding sequence TTGAGAAAAAAAATATCATTAATTATTATTTTTAGTTTAGTTATTTCTGTGTTTGCGCCGTCTGTATATTTAAAAGAAAATAATGATTACTCTTTACCTTCATCTACTTTCGGTTCGTATACGGGGAAAGAAAATAGTCATGTTGAAGTAGGTTATAAAGAAGCTGATGCATGGGTGGTTTTGGTTGGTAGATTAGTTATTCAAGGTACTACAAGGTTAGCGAAAGTTGGGTCGAAAACTTTTAAAAAAGTACCTAGTTCTACAGTTACTAATGCTTTGAAAAATTATAAAGGAACTACCTATTCAATTGGATCTAAAAAATATAAATTAACAAAAACTGATATGAAACATATGCTTGAAAGACATCATCCTAAGTATTGGACTGATAATAAGAAAAATGTAAAGAAACAAACCTTTTTTGATTATAGATTATCGATAAAAGATATAGAAAACATAGCAATTAGTGTTGCTAAACAGAATAGAGAAAAACTTTCTAAAGTTTCCTCTAATGGTTCAGCACAGGTAAAAGGGAAAGTTGATGGTGTAGAGTATGTTTTAGGTGTTGAAAAAGGACATATACGTCAATTGTATCCTGTAGCTAAATAA